Proteins encoded by one window of Streptomyces sp. NBC_01571:
- a CDS encoding cation diffusion facilitator family transporter → MSDHGHDHGSEHAQRHEHGPGSHGGHSHGVSAGADGRWLAIALGLITAFMAVEVVVGVLAGSLALISDAAHMLTDAASIVLSLIAMRLAARPARGGFTYGLKRAEILSAQANGLTLLLLGAWLAYESVRRLIDPPAVEGGLMLITALVGIAVNVAATWCISRANRSSLNVEGAYQHILNDLFAFVGTAVAALVIVLTGFSRADPIATLMVVALMAKAGYGLLRDSGRIFLEAAPTDVDPDELGDRLVALAAVVEVHDLHVWQITSGQAALSAHVLVEPAGDCHAVRRDLEELLRQDYGITHTTLQVDHASEQVFQVALPGDRKLLDDPGHCEDAHGPVHRDEPHEH, encoded by the coding sequence ATGAGCGATCACGGTCATGACCACGGATCCGAGCACGCGCAGCGGCACGAGCACGGCCCGGGGAGTCATGGCGGCCACTCGCACGGTGTGTCGGCGGGCGCCGACGGCCGCTGGCTGGCGATCGCGCTCGGCCTCATCACCGCGTTCATGGCGGTCGAGGTCGTCGTCGGTGTCCTCGCCGGTTCACTGGCCCTCATCTCCGACGCCGCGCACATGCTCACCGACGCCGCGTCCATCGTGCTCTCCCTGATCGCCATGCGGCTCGCCGCGCGTCCAGCCCGTGGCGGCTTCACGTACGGCCTCAAGCGGGCGGAGATCCTCTCGGCCCAGGCGAACGGCCTGACGCTGCTGCTGCTCGGGGCCTGGCTGGCGTACGAGTCCGTGCGCCGGCTCATCGACCCGCCCGCGGTCGAGGGCGGGCTGATGCTCATCACGGCCCTCGTCGGCATCGCCGTGAACGTGGCCGCCACCTGGTGCATCTCCCGGGCCAACCGCTCCTCGCTCAACGTCGAGGGCGCCTACCAGCACATCCTCAACGACCTGTTCGCCTTCGTCGGCACCGCGGTCGCCGCGCTGGTGATCGTCCTGACCGGCTTCAGCCGTGCCGACCCGATCGCCACGCTGATGGTGGTGGCCCTGATGGCGAAGGCGGGGTACGGGCTTCTGCGTGATTCCGGCCGCATCTTCCTGGAGGCCGCGCCCACGGACGTCGACCCGGACGAGCTCGGCGACCGGCTCGTCGCGCTGGCGGCCGTCGTCGAGGTGCACGACCTGCACGTCTGGCAGATCACCTCCGGCCAGGCGGCCCTGTCCGCGCACGTTCTGGTCGAGCCCGCCGGCGACTGCCACGCCGTCCGCCGGGACCTCGAGGAACTGCTGCGCCAGGACTACGGCATCACGCACACCACGCTCCAGGTCGACCACGCCTCGGAGCAGGTGTTTCAGGTGGCGCTCCCCGGGGACCGCAAGCTCCTCGACGACCCGGGGCACTGCGAGGACGCGCACGGGCCGGTCCACCGGGACGAGCCGCACGAACACTGA